From the genome of Candidatus Melainabacteria bacterium RIFOXYA2_FULL_32_9, one region includes:
- a CDS encoding dephospho-CoA kinase — protein sequence MIKLGITGNIASGKNLVESFLKEEGIPVIDSDKIVHNLLETDKEVIKQVYELFQPLGIDVRNEKGSISREKVGKIVFQDEEKRKELEKILHPIVKSKIEEFFYKNKKNKIVAATVPLLFEAHMEKMFDYIAAVTVDKDIQLERLMQRSNLTKEEALKRINAQMPQEEKAAKANFRIDNSGSIENTQIQVKQLLNKLYSNY from the coding sequence ATCTGGTTGAATCCTTTTTAAAAGAAGAAGGGATTCCTGTTATTGACTCGGATAAAATAGTTCATAATCTTTTAGAAACCGATAAAGAAGTAATCAAGCAGGTTTATGAATTATTTCAGCCTTTAGGGATTGATGTCAGAAATGAAAAAGGCTCTATTTCAAGAGAAAAAGTTGGTAAAATAGTATTTCAAGATGAAGAAAAACGGAAAGAGCTTGAAAAAATTCTTCATCCAATAGTTAAATCTAAAATAGAAGAATTTTTCTATAAAAACAAGAAAAACAAAATAGTTGCAGCAACTGTACCTCTTCTTTTTGAAGCTCATATGGAAAAAATGTTTGATTATATTGCCGCTGTGACTGTAGATAAAGATATTCAATTAGAAAGACTTATGCAAAGAAGCAACCTGACAAAAGAAGAAGCATTAAAGAGAATAAATGCCCAGATGCCTCAGGAAGAAAAAGCCGCAAAAGCAAACTTTAGGATTGATAACAGCGGTAGTATTGAGAATACCCAAATTCAGGTAAAACAGCTTTTAAATAAACTTTACTCAAATTATTAG